CGAGAGCGGTGAGTTCGTGGGCCGGTGCGCCGAGCTGTGCGGCGTCTACCACTCCCGGATGCTGTTCAACGTCAAGGTCGTCAGCCAGGCGGAGTTCGACAAGCACCTCGAGTCGCTCCAGGCGGCCGGCAACACCGGCATGAACGCCCCGGGCCCGTACGAACGCGAGGTCAAGGGCCTCGAACGCGAACAACCCTATGACGGAGAAGGCGAATGACCGCGGTATCTGACGCGCCCACCAACGTCGGCGCTCCCACACGCACCCTGGGTCAGCAGGTCGTCCGCATCATGACGACGACCGACCACAAGCTGATCGGCAAGCTCTACCTGGGCACCTCGTTCGCCTGGTTCATGATCGGCGGCGTCATGGCGCTGATGATCCGTTCCGAGCTCGCGTTCCCGGGCCAGCAGCTCGTCAACGACGAGGTCTACAACCAGCTGTTCACGATGCACGGCACGATCATGCTGCTGCTCTTCGCCACGCCGCTGTTCTTCGGCTTCGCGAACGTGATCATGCCCCTGCAGATCGGCTCGCCCGATGTCGCGTTCCCGCGCCTGAACATGTTCAGCTACTGGCTGTTCCTGTTCGGCGGTCTGATCGCTGCGTCCGGCTTCCTGACCCCGTCCGGCGCGGCCGACTTCGGCTGGTTCGCCTACGCCCCGCTGTCCGACGCGGTGCGTTCGCCCGGCATCGGTGGCGACCTCTGGATCATGGGCCTCTGGCTCGCCGGTCTGGGAACGATCCTCGGTGCGGTCAACTTCATCACCACGATCATCTGCATGCGCGCGCCCGGCATGACGATGTTCCGCCTGCCGCTGTTCGTGTGGAACACGCTGGTCACGAGCCTGCTGGTCCTGATCGCGTTCCCGATCTTCGCCGGCGCGCTGCTCTCGCTGGAGGCAGACCGGAAGCTCGGCGCCCACGTCTTCGACGCCAGCCACGGCGGCCCGATCCTCTGGCAGCACCTGTTCTGGTTCTTCGGGCACCCCGAGGTGTACATCATCGCGCTGCCGTTCTTCGGCATCGTGACCGAGATCCTCCCGGTCTTCAGCCGCAAGCCGCTCTTCGGCTACATCGGCCTGGTCGCCGCGACGCTCGGTATCGCCATCCTCTCGGTGGCCGTGTGGGCGCACCACATGTTCGTCACCGGCGCGGTCGACCTGCCCTTCTTCTCGGGCATGACCTTCCTGATCGCGGTGCCCACAGGCGTCAAGTTCTTCAACTGGATAGGCACGATGTGGGGGGGATCTCTGTCCTTCGACACCCCCATGCTCTGGTCGATCGGCTTCCTCACCACGTTCCTCTTCGGTGGTCTGACCGGCATCATCCTGGCCTCGCCGCCGCTGGACTTCCACGTGTCGGACTCGTACTTCGTGGTCGCG
The DNA window shown above is from Marmoricola sp. OAE513 and carries:
- the ctaD gene encoding cytochrome c oxidase subunit I, with product MTAVSDAPTNVGAPTRTLGQQVVRIMTTTDHKLIGKLYLGTSFAWFMIGGVMALMIRSELAFPGQQLVNDEVYNQLFTMHGTIMLLLFATPLFFGFANVIMPLQIGSPDVAFPRLNMFSYWLFLFGGLIAASGFLTPSGAADFGWFAYAPLSDAVRSPGIGGDLWIMGLWLAGLGTILGAVNFITTIICMRAPGMTMFRLPLFVWNTLVTSLLVLIAFPIFAGALLSLEADRKLGAHVFDASHGGPILWQHLFWFFGHPEVYIIALPFFGIVTEILPVFSRKPLFGYIGLVAATLGIAILSVAVWAHHMFVTGAVDLPFFSGMTFLIAVPTGVKFFNWIGTMWGGSLSFDTPMLWSIGFLTTFLFGGLTGIILASPPLDFHVSDSYFVVAHFHYVVFGTVVFAMFAGFYFWWPKMTGRMLDERLGKIHFWLLFVGFHTTFLVQHWLGVEGFPRRYADYADKDGFTTLNQISTVGAFLLASSTLPFLWNVYKSRRGPKITVDDPWGWGRSLEWATSCPPPRHNFVTIPRIRSESPAFDLHHPEIAALEYDANDNLESAGIADAPDMNGRKELLEGDDA